From Mucilaginibacter rubeus, a single genomic window includes:
- a CDS encoding TetR/AcrR family transcriptional regulator: protein MEADKIKDSIKRAAQELFRKFGYHKTSVNEIAKKAKIAKATIYKYFDSKEAVLHVLLMDYIKASVDDLVQVNSNDIDEEAYLNNLIMKTCRLSYTVCNEFIGWDFIRESTNSQDFLKNLSNELEELLMASFIQLPGIRKHETYQQRLRFLIKCSKSIVFSFAFTSVSDSDVRKNFVSFQKEILPYLVKAAVSV, encoded by the coding sequence ATGGAAGCCGATAAAATAAAAGATAGTATTAAGCGGGCAGCACAGGAACTTTTCCGCAAATTCGGGTACCATAAAACCAGTGTTAATGAGATTGCCAAAAAGGCTAAAATTGCCAAGGCAACCATCTATAAATACTTCGACAGCAAGGAGGCCGTTTTACACGTGCTGTTGATGGACTATATTAAAGCCAGCGTTGACGATCTGGTGCAGGTCAATTCAAATGATATTGATGAAGAGGCATATCTTAATAACCTCATTATGAAAACCTGCCGCCTCTCCTACACTGTTTGTAATGAGTTTATCGGCTGGGATTTTATCCGCGAATCAACCAACTCCCAGGATTTTTTAAAGAACCTCTCTAACGAGTTGGAAGAACTACTAATGGCGTCGTTTATCCAGTTGCCCGGTATCCGCAAGCATGAAACCTATCAGCAGCGCTTACGCTTCCTGATCAAATGCAGCAAAAGCATAGTATTCAGTTTTGCTTTTACCTCGGTAAGCGATTCGGATGTGAGGAAAAATTTTGTTTCTTTTCAGAAAGAAATACTGCCTTATTTGGTTAAGGCTGCGGTTTCGGTTTAA
- a CDS encoding DUF5686 and carboxypeptidase regulatory-like domain-containing protein yields MRKYILLLIIAFSVITASAQQSLLTGKITDKNGQVIPFVSIYIRNSTYGTTANENGVYQFKLNPGTYNVIYRYVGYTEKIEQVTIADHDQEHNVQMADEQFSTERVSETYRKNRDAADTIIKQVIKKRKYYMEEATSFSCAVYVKGVQKLLSVPKSLIGQEVQRTLDLDSNGRGILYQSESLSEYNFQKPDKIREITIANRMAGQNTAFGYKKASDLQANFYENVFIIPGLASRGFVSPVAAYGPRFYNYKLLGTSVENGHTIDKIRITPKHSHGQYFQGDIYIVEGDWRIYSVDFFIDNKVSNLNLVDTLNIRQQYIAITDSVWMPASTQYNFKGAVLGFKFGGYYAAVYNNYKINPTFPDGFFTGEILKIDTVANSKKPEYWENARPIPLTAYETRDYKKKDAFEEYKKTDRYLDSLQHHKNHINYPGYLIFGYAASNKSARDSLYIYPFIQTFYYNTVEGFGINAKVSYIRTYDDFHSLTITPAVRYGFSNKIFSANVAAEYLNDPFHAAKFYADFGSDVLDLNNVGTRSLYFNTLSTLLSENNYVKYYRSHYGDFGYQREVVNGVLLKGGLSYSSRSQLYNTSFSKIKDIKDREFTSNNPLAPPGTPADDHSFLFPDNQALVFNASALFTFDQRYETRPTGKFNLPSRYPMVKVNYRKGFKNIFGSDVDYDFASVDVSQDHIQVGLSGYSSFKISGGGFFNNKKLYYMDYNHFLGNQGTTFDPTYVGSFHFLPFYTYSTNGAFLEAHYQHNFAGSLFNHIPFLRKAKLEEIIGANYLTTKNNRNYREFYIGVQRLIFRVDYGISYAGNQKYIQGFRIFYGIR; encoded by the coding sequence ATGAGAAAATATATACTACTATTAATCATTGCTTTCAGCGTAATAACAGCCTCTGCACAGCAATCCCTTTTAACAGGGAAGATAACCGATAAGAATGGACAGGTGATTCCGTTCGTTTCTATTTATATCCGCAACTCAACCTACGGCACCACGGCAAACGAAAACGGTGTTTACCAGTTTAAACTTAACCCGGGAACCTATAATGTAATTTATCGTTATGTTGGTTATACCGAAAAGATAGAACAGGTTACTATAGCCGATCATGACCAGGAGCACAACGTACAAATGGCCGACGAGCAGTTTAGCACAGAACGAGTGTCAGAAACTTACCGGAAAAACCGTGATGCGGCGGATACCATCATTAAGCAGGTTATTAAAAAACGCAAGTATTACATGGAAGAGGCCACCTCATTTTCATGCGCGGTTTATGTCAAAGGTGTGCAAAAGCTGTTGAGTGTACCAAAATCACTGATAGGGCAGGAGGTGCAGCGAACACTCGATCTTGACTCCAATGGTCGCGGTATCCTTTACCAGTCGGAGTCATTGTCCGAATATAATTTTCAAAAGCCCGATAAGATCAGGGAAATAACCATTGCCAATAGAATGGCCGGTCAGAACACAGCTTTCGGCTATAAAAAAGCATCGGATCTGCAGGCTAATTTTTACGAAAATGTTTTTATCATTCCCGGTTTAGCCTCGAGGGGCTTTGTATCGCCGGTAGCGGCTTACGGTCCGCGGTTTTATAATTATAAACTATTGGGGACTTCTGTCGAGAACGGGCATACTATCGATAAGATCCGCATTACGCCTAAACACAGCCACGGGCAGTATTTTCAGGGCGATATTTACATTGTTGAAGGCGATTGGCGTATTTACAGCGTCGATTTCTTTATTGATAACAAAGTAAGTAACCTTAACCTGGTAGATACTTTAAATATCAGGCAGCAATACATTGCCATTACCGATAGTGTTTGGATGCCAGCATCAACCCAGTATAACTTTAAAGGAGCGGTATTAGGCTTTAAGTTTGGCGGATACTACGCCGCTGTATACAACAACTATAAAATTAATCCCACCTTCCCGGATGGGTTTTTTACCGGCGAGATATTAAAGATTGATACTGTGGCAAACAGTAAAAAGCCCGAGTATTGGGAAAATGCACGCCCTATCCCTTTAACGGCTTATGAAACACGCGACTATAAAAAGAAGGACGCGTTTGAAGAGTACAAGAAAACCGACAGGTACCTCGACTCGTTACAGCATCACAAAAACCATATCAATTACCCGGGATACCTGATTTTTGGCTATGCCGCAAGTAACAAAAGCGCCCGCGACTCGCTGTACATATACCCTTTTATCCAAACTTTTTATTACAACACGGTTGAGGGTTTTGGTATCAACGCCAAGGTAAGTTATATCCGCACTTATGATGATTTTCACTCGCTTACCATAACACCCGCGGTACGCTACGGATTCTCCAATAAAATATTCAGCGCTAACGTGGCTGCCGAATACCTGAATGATCCCTTCCATGCGGCTAAGTTTTATGCCGATTTTGGCAGCGATGTGCTCGATCTGAATAACGTGGGTACGCGTTCATTGTATTTCAATACCCTGAGTACCTTACTGAGCGAAAACAACTACGTAAAATACTACCGAAGCCATTACGGCGATTTTGGGTATCAGCGCGAAGTGGTAAACGGGGTTTTATTAAAAGGCGGGCTATCTTATTCAAGTCGTTCTCAATTGTATAATACATCATTTAGTAAGATAAAGGATATTAAAGATCGGGAGTTTACCTCCAATAACCCGCTGGCCCCTCCGGGTACCCCAGCTGATGACCATTCGTTCCTTTTTCCCGACAACCAGGCGCTGGTGTTTAACGCATCGGCCTTATTTACCTTCGATCAGCGGTACGAGACCCGGCCTACCGGCAAGTTTAATCTGCCGTCCAGATATCCCATGGTAAAAGTTAATTACCGTAAAGGTTTTAAGAATATTTTTGGTTCGGATGTGGATTATGACTTTGCCTCTGTTGATGTTTCGCAGGATCATATACAGGTTGGCCTTTCAGGCTATTCATCATTTAAAATATCAGGTGGCGGGTTTTTTAACAATAAAAAATTGTACTACATGGATTACAACCACTTTTTAGGTAACCAGGGTACAACATTCGACCCTACCTATGTAGGGAGCTTCCATTTCCTGCCGTTTTATACCTACAGCACCAACGGCGCGTTTTTAGAGGCACACTATCAACATAACTTTGCCGGATCGTTATTTAATCACATCCCCTTTTTACGCAAGGCCAAACTGGAAGAAATCATCGGCGCCAACTACCTCACCACAAAAAACAACCGCAATTATCGCGAGTTTTACATCGGTGTGCAACGCCTCATCTTCCGTGTTGATTATGGTATTTCCTACGCCGGCAATCAAAAATACATTCAGGGCTTCAGGATATTTTATGGGATAAGATAA
- the kbl gene encoding glycine C-acetyltransferase, with protein MYNTLQPVLQQELTDIENAGLYKKERIITSPQGADITVQGGAEVINFCANNYLGLSGNAKVIQAAKDAMDTHGYGLSSVRFICGTQDIHKELEKKIAEFLGTEDTILYAAAFDANGGVFEPLFNDQDAIISDELNHASIIDGVRLCKAQRYRYKHDDMADLEEKLKATQELRHRIIVTDGAFSMDGTIAQLDKICDLADKYNALVMIDESHCSGFMGKSGRGTHEHHNVMGRIDIITGTLGKALGGASGGFTSGRKEIIDMLRQRSRPYLFSNTLAPAITGASIAVLDMLSETTELRDKLETNTQYFRKKMTEAGFDIKPGVHPIVPVMLYDAKLAQEFAAKMLDEGIYVIGFYYPVVPQGKARIRVQISAAHDMHHLDKAIEAFTKVGKELGVLK; from the coding sequence ATGTACAACACACTACAGCCGGTTTTACAGCAGGAATTAACCGACATTGAAAATGCCGGGTTATACAAAAAGGAACGGATCATTACTTCGCCCCAGGGTGCCGATATCACCGTACAAGGCGGTGCCGAAGTAATTAACTTTTGCGCTAATAATTACCTTGGCTTATCGGGTAATGCCAAAGTTATTCAGGCTGCCAAAGATGCTATGGACACCCATGGCTACGGCTTGTCGTCAGTACGTTTTATCTGTGGTACTCAGGACATTCACAAGGAACTTGAGAAAAAGATAGCTGAGTTTTTAGGCACCGAAGATACGATCCTGTACGCCGCGGCATTTGATGCTAACGGTGGTGTGTTTGAACCTTTGTTTAACGATCAGGACGCTATTATATCTGACGAATTGAACCACGCCTCGATCATTGACGGTGTACGCCTGTGCAAAGCACAACGCTATCGTTATAAACACGATGATATGGCCGACCTGGAAGAAAAGCTAAAAGCTACCCAGGAGCTTCGTCACCGTATTATTGTAACCGATGGTGCTTTCAGCATGGATGGTACTATTGCCCAGTTGGATAAGATCTGCGATCTGGCCGATAAATACAACGCGCTGGTAATGATCGATGAAAGCCATTGCTCTGGTTTTATGGGCAAAAGCGGTCGCGGAACACATGAGCATCATAATGTAATGGGTAGGATTGATATCATTACCGGTACATTAGGTAAAGCTTTGGGTGGTGCGTCTGGCGGTTTTACATCTGGCCGTAAAGAGATCATTGATATGCTGCGCCAGCGCTCACGCCCGTACCTGTTTTCCAATACCTTAGCGCCTGCTATTACAGGTGCTTCAATTGCAGTACTGGATATGCTGAGCGAAACCACCGAATTACGCGATAAACTGGAAACCAATACGCAATACTTCCGTAAAAAAATGACAGAAGCAGGTTTTGACATTAAACCTGGCGTGCATCCTATAGTCCCAGTGATGTTGTATGATGCCAAACTGGCCCAGGAGTTTGCCGCAAAAATGCTTGATGAAGGTATTTACGTGATAGGTTTTTATTACCCGGTAGTACCTCAGGGCAAAGCAAGGATCAGGGTACAGATCTCGGCTGCGCATGATATGCACCACCTGGATAAGGCCATCGAGGCGTTTACTAAGGTTGGTAAGGAGTTAGGAGTGCTTAAATAG
- a CDS encoding triple tyrosine motif-containing protein, whose amino-acid sequence MRKTLCIIIVLVFISVWPAWSVDIKSVGVPYIQNYTKATYQFGNQNWSVTRDEHDIMYFGNAEGLLTFDGKYWQQYHMPNGLIVRSVSADGKGRVYAGGYGEFGYWHNDGKGILKYTSLINLVPKKFLPVTEEIWKIYCDNNRVLFQSFGAIYIYSAGKIEVVKTHEPYLFLFKSGNRFFVEQLTKGLFELKGSKTEYIEGSNILGASGVLSILPFQQGKYLIGTAKNGLFIYDGKTVKPWANQANDFLTTYQLNNGAAIAGKYFAYGTILNGIVIIDTMGRVVQHINKASGMQNNTVLSLYTDASQNLWAGLDNGIDRIEVNSPLYFYFDKTGKFGTVYSSIIFDKKIYLGTNQGLFYSDWLPDSHNSPFQTFDFKLIPGSQGQVWDLSLQDNRLLCGHNDGTYQVNGASIKKISDITGGWNIKKMAPDMLMQGTYTGLVIYRKDAAGNWQYSHKLAGFSEPSRYVERDAKGQIWVSHAYKGIYKLTLSADQRTVVSHVYYDQKHGLPGSYNINVFDLDNRTVFSSDSGFYVYDDITDRFYKYQQLNSKLGTFATSSKIIKAIGKKYWFINQGRVGLADMSVTGKLTIDTNRFSILNGQMVQHYETINRINNSTYLISVDDGFVILNDADAQLPNMVKIPNVLIRRIENVTDKVSLISEAAEDSNNIEIPYAENNIRISYSLPYYTQAKIRFQYYLEGYSHQWSEWAPQSQKEFTNLNQGTYNFKVRAKINDQYQSAVSTITFTVLPPWYAGKIAMVFYVLLAVLLFYVIRYYYGLKLKKHQQQIQQKLQKEKEEFLKQEAIANEQHIVNIKNEQLQADLASKSRELANSAMNIVYKNELLQKISDELTHLKGGDGKKLADEQLRRIQKVIDEGMSDDRDWNIFETSFNEAHENFFKKLKAGHPDLVPNDLKLCAYLRMNMNSKEIASLLNISLRGVEIRRYRLRKKLNLEHDKNLTEFLIEL is encoded by the coding sequence ATGCGTAAAACCCTGTGTATTATTATCGTTCTTGTTTTTATATCGGTTTGGCCGGCGTGGTCGGTAGATATTAAAAGTGTAGGTGTTCCCTACATTCAAAACTACACCAAGGCAACATACCAGTTTGGTAATCAAAACTGGTCGGTAACGCGCGATGAGCATGATATCATGTACTTTGGTAACGCCGAAGGTCTGCTCACCTTTGATGGCAAATACTGGCAGCAATACCACATGCCTAATGGTTTAATAGTGCGCTCGGTTAGTGCCGATGGTAAAGGCAGGGTGTATGCCGGTGGCTACGGCGAATTTGGCTATTGGCATAACGATGGCAAGGGCATTTTAAAATATACCTCACTTATAAACCTGGTACCTAAAAAGTTTTTGCCGGTAACCGAAGAAATATGGAAAATATATTGCGATAACAATAGGGTGCTTTTCCAATCATTCGGTGCTATTTACATTTATTCGGCGGGTAAAATAGAGGTTGTAAAAACGCATGAGCCCTATTTGTTCCTTTTTAAAAGCGGTAACCGCTTTTTTGTGGAGCAGTTAACCAAAGGACTTTTTGAGCTTAAAGGCTCAAAGACTGAATATATTGAGGGCAGCAATATTTTAGGCGCAAGTGGTGTGTTATCTATTTTACCATTTCAGCAGGGGAAATATCTCATCGGTACGGCGAAAAACGGTTTGTTTATTTATGATGGCAAAACGGTTAAACCCTGGGCAAACCAGGCTAATGATTTTTTAACAACGTATCAGTTAAATAATGGTGCCGCCATCGCCGGTAAGTATTTTGCCTATGGTACAATTTTGAATGGTATTGTGATCATTGATACAATGGGACGTGTAGTGCAGCACATCAATAAGGCCAGCGGTATGCAAAACAATACTGTGTTGAGCCTATATACCGATGCCAGCCAAAACCTTTGGGCCGGACTGGATAACGGTATCGACAGAATTGAAGTTAACTCGCCATTGTATTTTTATTTCGATAAAACGGGCAAATTTGGCACAGTTTATTCAAGCATCATTTTTGATAAAAAGATCTATCTCGGCACTAACCAGGGCTTGTTTTACAGCGATTGGCTGCCTGATAGCCATAACAGTCCCTTTCAAACGTTCGACTTTAAACTGATCCCAGGTTCGCAGGGGCAGGTATGGGATTTATCCTTACAGGATAACAGGTTGCTTTGCGGCCATAATGACGGAACCTACCAGGTAAACGGAGCCTCTATAAAAAAGATCTCGGATATAACAGGCGGGTGGAACATCAAGAAAATGGCACCCGATATGTTGATGCAGGGTACTTATACCGGCTTGGTGATCTACCGGAAAGACGCGGCGGGCAATTGGCAATACAGCCATAAATTGGCAGGTTTTAGTGAACCCTCGCGCTATGTTGAACGCGATGCCAAAGGCCAGATTTGGGTGAGCCACGCTTATAAAGGCATTTATAAACTCACTTTAAGTGCCGATCAGCGCACTGTGGTATCGCATGTTTATTACGATCAAAAACATGGTTTGCCGGGCAGCTACAACATTAACGTATTTGACCTTGATAATCGCACCGTTTTCTCGTCAGATTCGGGTTTTTATGTGTATGACGATATTACCGACCGTTTTTATAAATACCAGCAGCTTAACAGTAAGCTGGGCACATTTGCAACCTCGAGCAAAATCATTAAGGCCATAGGAAAAAAATACTGGTTTATTAACCAGGGCAGGGTAGGTCTGGCCGATATGTCTGTTACCGGGAAGCTAACTATCGATACCAACAGGTTTTCTATCCTCAACGGGCAAATGGTACAGCATTATGAAACCATCAACCGCATTAATAACTCAACTTATTTGATAAGTGTTGATGACGGGTTTGTGATACTGAATGATGCCGATGCCCAACTGCCCAATATGGTCAAAATACCCAATGTGCTCATCCGCAGGATAGAGAATGTTACAGATAAGGTATCATTAATAAGTGAAGCCGCCGAGGATAGCAATAACATTGAAATACCTTATGCCGAAAATAACATCCGCATAAGTTACTCTTTGCCCTATTACACGCAAGCCAAAATCAGGTTTCAGTATTACTTGGAAGGCTACTCACATCAATGGAGCGAATGGGCGCCGCAAAGCCAGAAGGAGTTTACCAACCTTAACCAGGGCACCTATAATTTCAAGGTGCGGGCTAAGATCAATGATCAGTATCAGTCGGCTGTTTCAACAATAACCTTTACGGTATTGCCGCCATGGTATGCCGGTAAAATAGCCATGGTGTTTTATGTTCTGCTGGCTGTATTGTTGTTTTATGTGATCAGGTATTACTACGGGCTTAAATTGAAAAAACATCAGCAGCAGATTCAGCAAAAACTACAGAAAGAGAAAGAAGAGTTTTTGAAACAGGAGGCTATAGCTAATGAGCAGCATATCGTCAACATAAAGAACGAGCAGTTGCAGGCCGACCTGGCCAGTAAAAGTCGTGAGCTTGCCAATTCGGCTATGAACATAGTTTACAAGAATGAACTGCTGCAAAAAATAAGCGATGAGTTAACCCACCTTAAAGGAGGCGACGGTAAGAAGCTTGCCGACGAGCAGCTGCGCCGCATACAAAAAGTGATTGACGAGGGCATGAGTGACGATCGTGACTGGAATATTTTTGAAACCAGTTTCAACGAAGCACACGAAAATTTCTTTAAAAAGCTAAAAGCGGGTCACCCGGACCTGGTGCCAAATGACCTTAAACTATGCGCGTACCTGCGCATGAATATGAATAGCAAGGAGATCGCGTCACTGCTCAACATCTCGCTGCGCGGCGTCGAAATTCGTCGTTACAGGTTGCGCAAAAAGCTAAATCTGGAGCATGACAAGAACCTCACCGAGTTTCTCATCGAGCTTTAA
- a CDS encoding Rieske (2Fe-2S) protein, producing the protein MRKLTIILLVVISCFSCGKASDNVPSVPVNFQAALGTPALSPLNVSGGAVAINGYGVAGLIIYRKVNGTYAAYDRCSSYQPEKKCAVTIDNTGFTVTDPCSGSKFSLEDGTPVKAPATKALRSYRVAVTQFEIQVTN; encoded by the coding sequence ATGAGGAAACTCACTATAATATTACTGGTAGTTATCAGTTGCTTTTCGTGCGGAAAGGCATCTGATAACGTACCAAGCGTACCTGTTAACTTCCAGGCAGCCCTGGGTACTCCGGCTTTAAGCCCGCTTAATGTTTCGGGCGGGGCGGTAGCTATTAACGGTTATGGTGTAGCCGGGTTGATCATTTACCGTAAAGTAAATGGTACTTATGCCGCGTACGACAGGTGCAGCAGTTACCAGCCCGAAAAAAAATGCGCGGTAACAATTGATAATACAGGCTTTACAGTAACCGATCCCTGCAGCGGTTCAAAGTTTAGCCTTGAAGACGGCACACCGGTAAAAGCTCCGGCAACAAAAGCATTAAGGTCATATAGGGTAGCCGTTACCCAGTTTGAAATTCAAGTAACTAATTAA
- a CDS encoding rhodanese-related sulfurtransferase — protein sequence MEMYNTLLYYCYSTIDNAEQFAADHLKFCKSLGLTGRIIVADEGLNGTVSGSVEACKTYMDTVHADERFAKTEFKIDEVDTPSFVKMHVRYKSEIVHSGLRDPNVIDPKQKTGIHLEPKEFLAMKDRDDVVVLDVRSNYEHSLGKFKNAVTLDIDNFRDFPDMINQLAQYKDKKILTYCTGGIKCEKASALLLHEGFPEVYQLHGGIIKYGKEAGGEDFEGKCYVFDNRLSVDVNNVNPVVISTCFNCGKTTPKMINCANPECNEHFTQCDECGTAMDGCCSDACKEHPRKRVYDGTGYYVKVPQPVNVNKSKLQPIA from the coding sequence ATGGAAATGTATAATACCCTACTATACTATTGTTATTCAACAATAGATAATGCGGAGCAATTTGCTGCCGATCATTTAAAATTTTGTAAAAGCTTAGGTTTAACCGGGCGCATTATTGTGGCCGATGAAGGGCTTAATGGCACCGTTTCAGGTTCTGTTGAGGCTTGTAAAACCTATATGGATACCGTACACGCCGACGAGCGTTTTGCCAAAACCGAGTTTAAGATCGACGAGGTAGATACTCCTTCGTTCGTGAAAATGCATGTGCGTTATAAATCAGAGATCGTACACTCAGGTCTTCGCGATCCTAACGTTATTGACCCTAAACAAAAAACCGGCATCCACCTGGAACCAAAAGAGTTTTTGGCGATGAAAGACAGGGACGATGTGGTTGTGCTTGACGTACGTTCAAATTACGAGCACTCATTAGGTAAATTTAAAAACGCGGTAACGCTTGATATCGATAACTTCCGCGATTTTCCGGATATGATCAACCAGCTTGCCCAATACAAGGATAAAAAGATCCTGACTTACTGCACAGGTGGTATCAAATGTGAAAAAGCATCGGCATTGCTGTTGCACGAAGGTTTCCCTGAAGTGTACCAGTTGCATGGCGGTATTATTAAATATGGTAAGGAAGCAGGCGGCGAGGATTTTGAAGGCAAATGTTATGTGTTTGATAATCGCCTTTCGGTTGATGTGAACAACGTTAACCCGGTTGTTATTTCAACCTGTTTCAATTGCGGCAAAACAACGCCTAAGATGATCAATTGCGCCAATCCTGAGTGTAATGAGCATTTTACCCAGTGCGATGAATGCGGAACTGCCATGGATGGCTGCTGCAGCGACGCTTGTAAAGAGCATCCGCGCAAACGTGTTTATGATGGCACCGGTTATTACGTAAAAGTTCCTCAGCCGGTTAACGTTAATAAAAGCAAACTACAGCCAATAGCATAA
- the pheS gene encoding phenylalanine--tRNA ligase subunit alpha: protein MQAQIDQYTAEINAFSPANADELEAFRIKFLGTKGIIKDLFEQFKSVSPEEKRTFGKVLNEFKQLAEAKYNELKENIGSGAQSKGNDLDLTLPGDGFTVGSRHPLSLVRNEIIDIFKRLGFVVAEGPEIEDDWHNFSALNFPDEHPARDMQDTFFIKKNNGKDDIALRTHTSSVQVRMMEAGKPPFRAIMPGRVYRNEAISARAHCFFHQVEGLYVDENVSFSDLKQTLYHFVQELYGEGTRVRFRPSYFPFTEPSAEMDISCTICGGAGCNMCKHSGWVEILGCGMVDPNVLENCGIDSKKYTGFAFGMGMERIANLKYVIRDLRLFSENDVRFLKQFQTEML from the coding sequence ATGCAAGCTCAGATAGACCAATATACCGCCGAGATCAATGCCTTTTCGCCAGCCAATGCCGACGAACTGGAAGCGTTCCGTATTAAGTTTTTAGGCACAAAGGGGATCATTAAAGACCTTTTTGAGCAGTTTAAAAGCGTTAGCCCGGAAGAGAAACGCACCTTTGGTAAGGTACTTAACGAGTTTAAACAACTGGCCGAGGCTAAGTATAACGAACTGAAAGAAAACATTGGCTCAGGAGCACAAAGCAAAGGCAATGATCTTGACCTTACTTTACCCGGCGATGGCTTCACCGTTGGCTCACGCCACCCGCTATCACTGGTTCGTAACGAGATCATCGATATATTCAAACGTTTAGGTTTCGTTGTTGCCGAAGGACCGGAAATTGAAGACGACTGGCATAACTTCTCGGCCCTGAACTTCCCGGATGAGCACCCGGCCCGTGATATGCAGGATACCTTCTTCATTAAAAAGAATAATGGTAAAGACGATATCGCCCTGCGTACCCACACCTCATCGGTACAGGTACGTATGATGGAAGCAGGTAAACCACCGTTCCGCGCTATTATGCCGGGCAGGGTTTACCGTAACGAGGCTATTTCGGCCCGTGCGCATTGCTTTTTCCACCAGGTTGAAGGTTTGTATGTTGATGAGAATGTATCTTTCTCTGATCTGAAACAAACCCTTTATCACTTTGTGCAGGAGCTTTATGGCGAAGGTACAAGAGTGCGCTTCCGCCCGTCATATTTCCCATTCACCGAGCCATCAGCCGAAATGGATATTTCATGTACCATTTGCGGTGGAGCTGGCTGTAACATGTGTAAGCACAGTGGTTGGGTAGAGATTTTAGGCTGCGGCATGGTTGATCCTAACGTTTTGGAAAACTGCGGTATCGACAGTAAAAAATATACAGGCTTTGCATTTGGAATGGGTATGGAGCGTATTGCCAATCTTAAATACGTGATCCGCGATTTGCGCCTGTTCTCAGAAAACGACGTGCGCTTCCTGAAACAGTTCCAAACCGAAATGTTATGA